The Diaphorobacter ruginosibacter genome contains a region encoding:
- a CDS encoding hydroxymethylglutaryl-CoA lyase yields the protein MSSIWNGHGTRIRMCEVGTRDGLQMEPCFVPTEDKIALVNALSHAGLAKIEVTSFTSPTAIPALRDAEIVMREIERVPGVVYTALVPNMRGAERAIDARTDELNLVMSVSETHNIANLRMTREQSFASLSQVIALAHQAGVPVNVSLSCVFGCPMEGDVAESEVFAFAQRFAELGVQGITLCDTTGMAFPPQVARITSHAIKCWPAVQFTLHFHNTRGMGLSNVLAAIDAGARQFDASLGGLGGCPYAPGASGNVCSEEVVHALECMGYDTGVDLNALVDAARRLPDLIGHEVPSQIVKAGRRLDTHPVPADFDAIRERALARAT from the coding sequence ATGAGCAGCATCTGGAATGGCCATGGCACACGCATCCGCATGTGCGAGGTCGGCACCCGGGACGGGTTGCAGATGGAGCCATGCTTCGTTCCCACCGAGGACAAGATTGCGCTGGTGAACGCGCTCTCGCATGCAGGGCTGGCGAAGATCGAGGTGACTTCGTTCACGTCGCCCACCGCCATTCCCGCGCTGCGTGACGCGGAAATCGTGATGCGCGAGATCGAGCGCGTTCCAGGCGTTGTCTACACGGCGCTCGTACCCAACATGCGTGGTGCGGAGCGCGCGATCGATGCGCGCACCGACGAGCTCAATCTGGTGATGTCGGTGAGCGAGACGCACAACATCGCGAACCTGCGCATGACGCGCGAGCAGTCGTTCGCATCGCTGTCCCAGGTGATTGCGCTTGCGCACCAGGCGGGCGTGCCGGTGAACGTGTCGCTGTCGTGCGTTTTCGGCTGCCCGATGGAAGGCGACGTGGCCGAGTCGGAGGTGTTCGCCTTCGCACAGCGCTTCGCGGAGCTGGGCGTGCAGGGCATCACCCTGTGCGACACGACAGGCATGGCCTTTCCGCCGCAGGTGGCGCGCATCACCTCGCATGCCATCAAGTGCTGGCCCGCGGTGCAATTCACGCTGCACTTCCACAATACGCGCGGCATGGGGCTGTCCAACGTGCTGGCCGCCATCGACGCGGGGGCGCGGCAGTTCGATGCCTCGCTCGGCGGACTGGGCGGCTGCCCCTATGCCCCGGGTGCGTCGGGCAACGTGTGCAGCGAGGAGGTCGTGCATGCGCTCGAATGCATGGGCTATGACACCGGCGTTGACCTGAACGCCCTTGTCGATGCCGCGCGGCGCCTGCCGGACCTGATCGGCCACGAGGTGCCCAGCCAGATCGTCAAGGCAGGCCGCCGGCTCGACACGCACCCCGTGCCCGCCGATTTCGACGCGATCCGCGAGCGCGCGCTGGCAAGGGCGACCTGA
- a CDS encoding CaiB/BaiF CoA transferase family protein, with product MTDQALAAQLTPMALEGVRVVEMGQLIAGPFCGKTLGDFGAEIIKIEATGTGDPLRNWRLLKNGTSVWWQVQSRNKKSVALDLRQQEAQDIARKLIAEADVLIENFRPGTLEGWGMSPQELHRINPGLIILRISGYGQTGPYRDLPGFGVIGEAMGGLRHLTAEPGRVPVRVGVSIGDTLAALHGAIGVLLALYHRKAHGGKGQVIDVALHEAVFNCMESLIPEYSAFGAVREAAGSALPGIAPSNAYPCKDGWVLVAGNGDSIFKRLMTTIGRQDLADAPDLASNAGRVARVAEIDTAIGQWTFGRSVVEVTEALSVARVPAGKVYTARDICEDPHYKARDMLLTQRTRDGYEVTVPGVVPKMSGTPGGVRSSAPGLGDDTDAVLAEAGLTQEQITLLRSKGVIQ from the coding sequence ATGACCGATCAAGCCTTGGCGGCGCAGCTGACGCCCATGGCCCTGGAAGGTGTGCGGGTGGTGGAGATGGGGCAGCTCATCGCCGGCCCGTTCTGCGGCAAGACACTGGGCGATTTCGGCGCCGAGATCATCAAGATCGAGGCCACGGGCACAGGCGACCCGCTGCGCAACTGGCGTCTGTTGAAGAACGGCACGTCGGTCTGGTGGCAGGTTCAGTCGCGCAACAAGAAATCCGTGGCGCTCGACCTGCGCCAGCAGGAGGCGCAGGACATCGCTCGCAAGCTGATCGCCGAGGCCGATGTGCTGATCGAGAACTTCCGTCCCGGCACGCTCGAAGGCTGGGGCATGTCCCCGCAGGAGCTGCACAGGATCAATCCCGGCCTCATCATCCTGCGCATCTCCGGCTATGGGCAGACCGGCCCGTACCGCGACCTGCCGGGCTTCGGCGTGATCGGCGAGGCCATGGGGGGACTTCGGCACCTCACCGCCGAGCCGGGCCGCGTGCCGGTGCGCGTGGGGGTGTCGATCGGCGACACGCTGGCAGCCCTGCATGGTGCCATCGGCGTGCTGCTTGCGCTCTATCACCGCAAGGCGCATGGCGGCAAGGGGCAGGTGATCGACGTGGCGCTTCACGAGGCCGTCTTCAACTGCATGGAGAGCCTGATTCCCGAGTACAGCGCATTCGGAGCGGTGCGCGAGGCCGCCGGTAGCGCGCTGCCCGGCATCGCGCCGTCGAATGCCTATCCCTGCAAGGACGGCTGGGTGCTGGTGGCCGGCAATGGCGACAGCATCTTCAAGCGCCTGATGACGACCATAGGACGCCAGGACCTGGCCGATGCCCCCGACCTGGCCAGCAATGCGGGTCGTGTTGCGCGGGTGGCCGAAATCGATACCGCGATAGGCCAATGGACGTTCGGGCGCAGCGTGGTCGAGGTCACCGAGGCGCTGTCCGTCGCGCGCGTTCCCGCAGGCAAGGTCTATACCGCCCGGGACATCTGCGAAGACCCGCACTACAAGGCGCGCGACATGCTGCTGACGCAGCGCACGCGCGACGGCTACGAGGTCACCGTGCCCGGTGTCGTGCCCAAGATGTCGGGCACGCCGGGCGGCGTGCGTTCGAGCGCTCCGGGGCTGGGCGACGATACCGATGCGGTGCTCGCGGAGGCAGGCCTGACGCAGGAACAGATTACGCTGCTGCGCAGCAAGGGAGTGATTCAATGA
- the earP gene encoding elongation factor P maturation arginine rhamnosyltransferase EarP has protein sequence MTEARATTPSLPPRRWDIFCQVIDNFGDVGVCWRLAADLAARGHQVRLFMDDPGALTWMAPQGAEGVSVLPWPVEAPQEAPGDVVIEAFGCEIPEAFVAAVARKHRHAAPGVLWINLEYLSAEGYVERCHALPSLLMSGPAAGMTRWFFYPGFTERTGGLLREPDLQARQERFDRAVWRARHGLSESDTAVSLFCYEPPHLAEVLKASLVAPETQWLVTPGRAESATRAAIASGSPVFSPEEIQRIRYLPLSPQSEFDELLWACDLNFVRGEDSLVRALWAGQPFVWQIYPQHDNAHHDKLYAFLDWLQAPESLRQMHALWNGIATEGIAAAGIHTLSNKPVWNKDIVAEWRACARCARDRLLRQNDLLTQLLGFVAEKS, from the coding sequence ATGACAGAGGCCCGCGCAACGACCCCGTCCCTCCCGCCCAGACGCTGGGACATCTTCTGCCAGGTGATCGACAACTTCGGCGATGTCGGCGTGTGCTGGCGCCTTGCCGCCGACCTGGCGGCGCGCGGCCACCAGGTGCGGCTCTTCATGGACGATCCAGGCGCACTCACCTGGATGGCGCCGCAGGGTGCCGAAGGAGTCAGCGTCCTGCCCTGGCCCGTGGAAGCACCGCAGGAAGCTCCCGGCGACGTGGTCATCGAGGCCTTCGGTTGCGAGATTCCCGAGGCGTTCGTGGCCGCGGTCGCGCGCAAGCATCGGCACGCCGCCCCGGGCGTTCTCTGGATCAATCTCGAATACCTCTCGGCCGAGGGCTATGTGGAGCGCTGCCACGCCCTGCCCTCGCTGCTCATGAGCGGACCGGCGGCAGGCATGACGCGCTGGTTTTTCTACCCCGGCTTCACGGAACGGACGGGAGGACTGCTGCGCGAGCCCGATCTGCAGGCACGGCAGGAACGATTCGACCGGGCCGTGTGGCGTGCTCGGCATGGCCTCTCCGAGAGCGACACCGCCGTATCGCTGTTCTGCTATGAGCCACCGCACCTGGCCGAAGTGCTGAAGGCATCGCTCGTCGCGCCCGAAACCCAATGGCTGGTCACGCCCGGCCGGGCCGAAAGTGCCACCCGCGCGGCGATCGCGTCGGGATCCCCGGTGTTTTCCCCCGAGGAAATACAGCGCATCCGATATCTTCCCCTAAGCCCCCAGAGCGAATTCGATGAACTGCTGTGGGCCTGCGACCTCAATTTCGTGCGAGGCGAGGATTCCCTCGTGCGCGCGCTATGGGCCGGCCAGCCGTTCGTCTGGCAGATCTACCCACAGCATGACAACGCTCACCACGACAAGCTGTACGCCTTTCTCGACTGGCTGCAGGCACCCGAATCGCTGCGGCAAATGCATGCGTTGTGGAACGGTATTGCAACGGAGGGCATCGCAGCGGCCGGCATCCACACGCTTTCCAACAAGCCTGTTTGGAACAAGGATATCGTGGCCGAATGGCGCGCCTGTGCTCGCTGCGCACGCGATCGACTGCTGCGCCAGAACGACCTGCTGACCCAGCTGCTGGGGTTCGTCGCGGAAAAAAGCTAA
- a CDS encoding LysR family transcriptional regulator codes for MKLDPVSLRLFVAVMEENAIARAAAREHIAASAASRRLAELEDTLEVALFSRSNRGTQPTAAAYALLNLARGVLNELDGIATQMRDYGAGVRGHVRVVANISAITQFLPAELQRFMAKHPQVQVQLQEQISTAVAQSVAENAADVGILNHGNYGDQVTLLPYREDELVVAVPAGHALARRRSLKFTEILPFDIVGMHTGSAINNLLMRNAAELEMPLRLRIQVTSYDALCLMVSAGLGVGVLPLGSAQIYRKALALRTIALDEPWALRRLSLCVRSLESLSGVARLLVDHLRGGAQEPERT; via the coding sequence ATGAAACTCGACCCCGTATCCCTGCGCCTTTTTGTCGCGGTGATGGAAGAAAACGCCATCGCCCGCGCCGCTGCGCGCGAACACATTGCCGCATCGGCCGCAAGCCGCCGGCTGGCCGAGCTCGAGGACACGCTCGAGGTGGCGCTGTTCAGCCGCAGCAACCGCGGCACCCAGCCCACGGCCGCCGCCTATGCGCTGCTCAACCTGGCCCGCGGCGTGCTCAATGAACTCGACGGCATCGCCACGCAGATGCGCGACTATGGCGCCGGCGTGCGCGGCCATGTGCGGGTGGTGGCCAACATCTCGGCGATCACGCAGTTCCTGCCGGCCGAACTGCAGCGCTTCATGGCAAAGCACCCCCAGGTGCAGGTGCAACTGCAGGAGCAGATCAGCACGGCCGTCGCGCAATCGGTCGCGGAGAACGCCGCCGACGTGGGCATACTGAACCACGGCAACTATGGCGACCAGGTCACGCTGCTTCCTTATCGCGAAGACGAACTGGTGGTGGCCGTTCCTGCCGGCCATGCCCTGGCGCGACGGCGCAGCCTGAAGTTCACCGAGATCCTGCCGTTCGACATCGTCGGCATGCACACGGGCAGCGCCATCAACAACCTGCTGATGCGCAATGCGGCAGAGCTTGAAATGCCGCTCAGGCTGCGCATCCAGGTCACCAGCTATGACGCGCTGTGCCTCATGGTCTCGGCGGGCCTGGGCGTGGGTGTGCTGCCGCTGGGCAGCGCGCAGATCTACCGCAAGGCGCTCGCACTGCGCACCATCGCGCTGGACGAACCCTGGGCGCTTCGCAGGCTGTCGCTGTGCGTGCGCTCGCTCGAATCGCTGTCCGGTGTGGCCCGCCTGCTGGTGGATCACCTGCGCGGTGGCGCACAGGAACCGGAACGCACATGA
- a CDS encoding MHYT domain-containing protein has protein sequence MNELKQVGEILQPTYEMGLVALSYCISVLGAFVALTAAQRIRSGREINWLNLLAAGTALGGIGVWSMHFTGMLALNLGMASGYAGLETVVSLIAAVAATCIALAYVAHNPADTPRVLGAGALLGLGVAVMHYLGMFGMRFPGYIVWSWSVIALSVLIAMVAASAALWLAYRTRSLAARGVAAAIMGVAVCSMHYTGMAAADFVCTSPAGERFATPQGFLVFSAMELPLLTAIAAIGMAVLIGYDQVLQRAYGGAQARRG, from the coding sequence ATGAACGAACTCAAGCAGGTCGGCGAGATCCTGCAACCCACCTATGAAATGGGGCTCGTCGCCCTCTCCTATTGCATTTCCGTACTGGGGGCCTTCGTGGCACTGACCGCTGCACAGCGCATTCGCAGCGGCCGCGAGATCAACTGGCTCAATCTTCTGGCAGCCGGCACCGCCCTGGGCGGCATCGGCGTCTGGTCCATGCACTTCACCGGCATGCTCGCGCTCAACCTCGGCATGGCATCGGGCTACGCGGGCCTCGAGACCGTCGTTTCGCTGATCGCCGCCGTCGCGGCCACCTGTATCGCACTGGCCTATGTGGCCCACAACCCAGCCGACACCCCCCGCGTGCTCGGCGCCGGCGCACTGCTCGGGCTCGGCGTGGCTGTCATGCACTATCTGGGCATGTTCGGCATGCGCTTCCCCGGCTACATCGTCTGGTCGTGGAGCGTGATCGCCCTGTCGGTCCTGATCGCCATGGTGGCCGCCAGCGCAGCGCTGTGGCTGGCCTACCGCACCAGGTCGCTCGCCGCCCGTGGCGTCGCCGCCGCCATCATGGGCGTGGCCGTGTGCTCGATGCACTACACCGGCATGGCCGCAGCCGATTTCGTCTGCACATCGCCCGCCGGCGAGCGCTTCGCCACGCCCCAGGGCTTCCTGGTGTTCAGCGCGATGGAACTGCCGCTACTCACCGCCATCGCAGCGATCGGCATGGCCGTCCTGATCGGTTACGACCAGGTTCTGCAGCGTGCCTACGGGGGTGCGCAGGCACGGCGCGGATGA
- the phaR gene encoding polyhydroxyalkanoate synthesis repressor PhaR, producing MPEENPKPEQPTAQRVIKKYPNRRLYDTSTSTYITLSEVKELVMNGETVAVRDAKSGEDLTRSILLQIILEEEAGGAPMFSEAVLANIIRFYGHAMQGFMGSYLERNVQAFTDMQSKLAEQAKGFTPEMWTQFMSPQSPVYKGMMGNYMEQSQAMFTQMQEQMQKQTEQMLGAFGIKR from the coding sequence GTGCCAGAAGAGAACCCGAAGCCCGAGCAACCCACAGCGCAGCGCGTGATCAAGAAGTACCCCAACCGCCGTCTGTATGACACCTCCACCTCCACCTACATCACGCTCAGCGAGGTGAAGGAGCTGGTCATGAACGGTGAGACCGTCGCGGTGCGCGACGCCAAATCCGGCGAGGATCTGACGCGCAGCATCCTGCTGCAGATCATTCTGGAAGAAGAAGCGGGCGGAGCGCCCATGTTCAGCGAGGCCGTGCTGGCCAACATCATCCGTTTCTACGGCCATGCTATGCAGGGCTTCATGGGCTCGTACCTTGAGCGGAATGTGCAGGCCTTCACCGACATGCAGTCCAAGCTGGCCGAGCAGGCAAAGGGGTTCACGCCCGAGATGTGGACTCAGTTCATGAGCCCGCAGTCGCCCGTCTACAAGGGCATGATGGGCAATTACATGGAGCAGTCGCAGGCCATGTTCACGCAGATGCAGGAGCAGATGCAGAAGCAGACCGAGCAGATGCTGGGCGCATTCGGCATCAAGCGCTGA
- the efp gene encoding elongation factor P — MKIAQEIRAGNVIMHGKDPMVVLKTEYARGGRGAATVRMKLKSLIGNFGTENVFKADDKIDNVILDKKDCTYSYFADPMYVWMDPEFNQYEVEAENMGDAINYLEDGMTAEVVFYDGKAISVELPTSVVREITWTEPAVKGDTSGKVLKPAKIATGFEVAVPLFVAQEDKIEIDTRTGEYRKRV; from the coding sequence ATGAAAATCGCTCAAGAAATCCGCGCCGGCAATGTGATCATGCACGGGAAAGATCCCATGGTCGTTCTGAAGACCGAATACGCCCGTGGCGGCCGTGGCGCTGCCACCGTGCGCATGAAGCTCAAGAGCCTGATCGGCAACTTCGGCACGGAAAACGTGTTCAAGGCCGACGACAAGATCGACAACGTCATCCTGGACAAAAAGGATTGCACCTACTCGTACTTCGCCGACCCGATGTACGTCTGGATGGACCCTGAGTTCAACCAGTACGAAGTCGAAGCCGAAAACATGGGCGACGCCATCAACTACCTCGAAGACGGCATGACCGCTGAAGTGGTGTTCTATGACGGCAAGGCCATCTCGGTCGAACTGCCGACTTCCGTGGTGCGTGAAATCACCTGGACAGAACCAGCCGTCAAGGGCGACACATCGGGCAAGGTGCTGAAGCCTGCCAAGATCGCCACCGGCTTCGAAGTGGCTGTGCCGCTGTTCGTCGCCCAGGAAGACAAGATCGAAATCGACACCCGCACCGGCGAATACCGCAAGCGCGTGTAA
- the rimO gene encoding 30S ribosomal protein S12 methylthiotransferase RimO, whose amino-acid sequence MSEAATPTKTPKVGFVSLGCPKALTDSELILTQLSAEGYETSKTFQGADLVIVNTCGFIDDAVKESLDTIGEALAENGKVIVTGCLGAKAGKEGDNLIREVHPSVLAVTGPHATDEVMNAVHTHLPKPHDPFIDLVPGAFGEAGLKLTPKHYAYLKISEGCNHRCTFCIIPSMRGDLVSRPIGDVLKEAHALFAGGVKELLVISQDTSAYGVDVKYRTGFWDGKPVKTRMLELVQALGEIAKPYGAWVRLHYVYPYPSVDEVIPLMATGAVLPYLDVPLQHSHPDVLKRMKRPASGERNLERIQRWREICPELVIRSTFIAGFPGETEEEFQHLLDFIREAGIDRAGCFAYSDVEGAAANELPGMLPLEVREERRSRFMAVAEEVSIARLQRRVGQTMQVLVDKSIALGKKGGVGRSYADAPEIDAVVHLLPPEKISKTYKVGEFTKARIVGTQGHDLVGVPV is encoded by the coding sequence ATGAGCGAAGCAGCCACCCCCACGAAAACTCCCAAGGTCGGATTCGTGTCCCTCGGATGTCCGAAGGCACTGACCGACAGCGAATTGATCCTCACGCAACTGAGCGCCGAGGGCTATGAAACGTCCAAGACCTTCCAGGGCGCCGACCTGGTGATCGTCAACACCTGCGGTTTCATCGACGATGCGGTCAAGGAAAGCCTGGACACCATCGGCGAGGCGCTGGCCGAGAACGGCAAGGTGATCGTCACCGGCTGCCTGGGTGCCAAGGCCGGCAAGGAAGGCGACAACCTGATCCGCGAAGTGCACCCCAGCGTGCTGGCGGTGACGGGGCCACATGCCACCGATGAGGTGATGAACGCGGTTCACACCCATCTCCCGAAGCCGCACGATCCGTTCATCGACCTGGTTCCGGGCGCGTTCGGCGAAGCCGGGCTGAAGCTCACGCCCAAGCACTACGCCTACCTGAAGATCAGCGAGGGCTGCAATCACCGCTGCACGTTCTGCATCATTCCGTCGATGCGCGGCGACCTGGTGTCGCGCCCGATCGGCGATGTGCTCAAGGAGGCGCATGCTCTGTTCGCGGGCGGCGTGAAGGAGTTGCTGGTGATCAGCCAGGACACGTCGGCGTACGGCGTCGATGTGAAGTACCGCACCGGTTTCTGGGATGGCAAGCCGGTCAAGACGCGCATGCTGGAGCTGGTGCAGGCGCTGGGGGAGATCGCCAAGCCCTACGGTGCCTGGGTGCGCCTGCATTACGTGTATCCGTATCCCAGCGTGGACGAGGTGATTCCGCTGATGGCCACGGGCGCCGTGCTGCCTTACCTGGACGTGCCGCTGCAGCACAGCCACCCCGACGTGCTCAAGCGCATGAAGCGCCCGGCCAGCGGCGAGCGCAACCTGGAACGCATCCAGCGCTGGCGCGAGATCTGCCCTGAACTGGTGATCCGCAGCACCTTCATCGCCGGCTTTCCCGGGGAGACGGAGGAAGAGTTCCAGCATCTGCTCGACTTCATCCGTGAGGCTGGCATCGATCGCGCGGGCTGCTTCGCCTACAGCGATGTGGAAGGCGCGGCGGCCAATGAGCTGCCGGGCATGCTGCCGCTGGAGGTGCGCGAGGAACGTCGCTCGCGCTTCATGGCCGTGGCCGAGGAGGTGTCCATCGCGCGCCTGCAGCGCCGCGTAGGACAGACCATGCAGGTGTTGGTCGACAAGTCGATTGCGCTTGGCAAGAAGGGTGGCGTGGGTCGCAGCTATGCCGACGCGCCCGAGATCGATGCCGTCGTGCATCTGCTGCCGCCCGAGAAGATCAGCAAGACCTACAAGGTGGGCGAGTTCACCAAGGCGCGCATCGTCGGCACCCAGGGGCATGATCTGGTGGGCGTGCCGGTCTAA